A genomic window from Candidatus Methylacidiphilum fumarolicum includes:
- a CDS encoding D-alanine--D-alanine ligase, translating into MKEELPRHITILKGGPSEERQISLKTASAVESALFSLGYELTSVDVINEKFELPESTEICFLCIHGTFGEDGQIQRLLMRRGIPFTGSDAASSEKAFDKVWSKKLFVQGGIPTPPFFVVGEEKKVPFGPPYVIKPSRQGSSIGVEFVYAMEDFEEAVRKSKQFDHVVIAETLIKGRELTVAILDNQALPIVEIKPKKGFYDYQNKYTKGASEYICPALLTKSQVEAVQKTALDAFHVLGCSIYGRVDIILSENGVPWVLEINTIPGMTETSLFPMAAKAAGLNFAELCEKIVELSFFKWRARESFGVRI; encoded by the coding sequence ATGAAGGAAGAATTGCCTAGACATATAACTATTTTGAAAGGAGGTCCCTCCGAAGAAAGACAAATTTCTCTGAAGACAGCTTCGGCAGTTGAAAGTGCGCTTTTTTCTCTGGGTTATGAGCTGACATCAGTCGATGTAATCAATGAAAAGTTCGAACTGCCTGAATCAACGGAGATCTGCTTTTTGTGTATTCATGGGACCTTTGGAGAAGACGGACAAATACAAAGACTCTTAATGCGTCGAGGAATTCCTTTTACTGGCAGCGATGCTGCATCCAGTGAAAAGGCTTTTGATAAGGTTTGGAGTAAGAAACTTTTTGTCCAAGGAGGGATTCCTACGCCACCTTTTTTTGTTGTGGGTGAAGAAAAAAAAGTCCCTTTTGGGCCTCCCTATGTCATAAAACCATCAAGGCAGGGTTCAAGCATTGGGGTTGAGTTTGTCTATGCTATGGAGGATTTTGAGGAAGCGGTCAGAAAATCAAAGCAATTTGATCATGTCGTGATAGCTGAAACGCTTATCAAGGGAAGAGAATTGACGGTGGCGATTTTAGATAACCAAGCGCTTCCTATTGTGGAAATTAAACCCAAAAAGGGGTTTTATGACTACCAAAATAAGTATACTAAGGGAGCTTCAGAATACATTTGTCCGGCTTTGTTGACAAAGAGTCAAGTGGAGGCGGTGCAGAAAACAGCTCTGGATGCTTTTCATGTCCTGGGCTGCTCTATTTATGGAAGAGTCGATATCATTTTGTCAGAAAACGGGGTTCCTTGGGTTTTAGAAATAAATACAATCCCTGGAATGACTGAAACCAGTCTGTTCCCAATGGCTGCAAAAGCAGCTGGGCTCAATTTTGCAGAACTTTGTGAAAAGATTGTAGAACTTTCTTTCTTCAAATGGCGAGCCAGAGAGTCTTTTGGTGTCAGGATCTAA
- the murC gene encoding UDP-N-acetylmuramate--L-alanine ligase — MSAKERELVQNILKNNRSKIHLLGVCGSGMAPLALLLLARGYKVSGSDHEPTEKAQKLIAHGLEFYPTHDQSQVLAADLVCYSSAIPLANPELEACRKFGIPLVKRAFLLSLLAAEKKVILVSGMHGKSTTSAMIAWILQECGLNPSFYLGAETISLRESARWSPGEYMVIEGDESDGSFLYFSPHALVVLNIEEEHLNYYADIHSIVLTFREMVAKTTDTVVYNQDDPHCQLIAEWRKQGAINYSLRERAAAFWMKASTSTSGHHFYKGEEWLCEISLAIPGIQNVQNALAALSLTTTLGVSPLRAACALGNFQGIRRRFELKFKGNYFELIDDYAHHPTEIKTTLSSAKGRGRRTVALFQPHRYSRVQKMQALFSKSFSQADVVVVTEIFSAGETSNGVDGAAIARAIREQGHPAVFFEPDEKRLIHKTISILQPGDTIVTMGAGDIYKTAEKLTEYLRMIDHLKSKLSADAKLLMNEPLSRHTTLRVGGPAEIWAEPATEADLALLLQFAKEQALPVVWIGKGTNLLVRDGGIKGLCIHLAHPNFCDIRFEGHLIFAGCGVKLRNIVYEAKKHGLGGLSFMEGIPGSLGGALRMNAGAMGGSTMDVVKRIRFMDMEGNIGEIDRQELEVCYRKVPFFENHIALSAQLVAKPMDSDAIARELKEFSMKRVESQPAGSSAGCIFKNPNSIPAGKLIDELGLKNKAVGKARVSEEHGNFIINEGGATAKDILDLISLIQREAFEKRGIVLETEVVILGEEQ, encoded by the coding sequence ATGTCTGCTAAAGAAAGAGAACTAGTTCAAAACATCCTCAAGAACAACCGCTCGAAAATTCATTTATTAGGGGTTTGTGGCAGCGGGATGGCCCCGCTGGCTCTACTGTTGCTTGCAAGAGGCTACAAAGTCAGTGGTTCGGACCACGAACCGACTGAAAAAGCGCAAAAACTAATAGCCCATGGATTGGAGTTTTATCCAACTCATGACCAATCTCAGGTATTAGCTGCTGATCTAGTGTGTTATTCTTCAGCAATACCCTTAGCCAACCCTGAATTGGAGGCTTGCCGAAAATTTGGCATACCGCTTGTCAAAAGAGCCTTTTTGCTTTCTCTTTTAGCTGCCGAAAAAAAAGTCATTCTTGTTAGTGGAATGCATGGAAAAAGTACGACCTCTGCCATGATTGCTTGGATCCTCCAGGAATGTGGACTAAATCCTTCCTTTTATTTAGGAGCTGAAACGATTTCTCTTAGAGAGAGTGCGCGGTGGAGTCCTGGAGAATATATGGTCATTGAGGGAGATGAAAGCGATGGCAGTTTTTTGTATTTTTCTCCGCATGCGCTGGTTGTTTTAAATATTGAGGAAGAGCATCTCAATTATTATGCGGATATTCATTCTATCGTTTTGACTTTTAGAGAAATGGTTGCCAAAACCACCGATACAGTGGTCTATAATCAAGATGACCCTCATTGCCAACTCATCGCAGAGTGGAGAAAACAGGGAGCCATCAATTATAGTTTAAGAGAAAGAGCAGCGGCATTTTGGATGAAGGCTTCAACAAGCACTTCTGGACACCATTTCTATAAAGGGGAGGAATGGTTATGTGAAATTTCCTTGGCAATTCCGGGTATTCAAAACGTGCAAAATGCTCTTGCTGCTTTATCGCTGACAACGACCCTTGGAGTTTCTCCTTTGAGAGCCGCTTGTGCCCTTGGGAACTTCCAAGGAATAAGAAGAAGGTTTGAATTGAAATTTAAAGGCAATTATTTCGAACTCATCGATGATTATGCCCATCATCCGACAGAGATCAAAACGACGTTAAGTTCGGCAAAAGGGCGTGGAAGAAGAACGGTTGCTCTATTCCAACCTCATAGGTATAGCCGAGTTCAAAAGATGCAAGCCCTTTTTTCAAAATCTTTTTCTCAAGCCGATGTCGTTGTCGTAACTGAGATCTTCTCAGCTGGAGAGACCTCTAATGGGGTTGATGGAGCAGCAATAGCTAGAGCCATTAGAGAACAGGGCCATCCAGCGGTTTTTTTTGAACCTGATGAAAAGAGACTGATCCATAAAACAATCTCCATCTTGCAACCTGGAGACACTATAGTAACTATGGGGGCAGGAGATATTTATAAAACAGCGGAAAAATTAACCGAGTATCTGCGTATGATTGATCACCTTAAAAGTAAATTGTCGGCTGACGCAAAGCTTTTGATGAATGAACCATTAAGTAGACATACGACTTTGAGGGTTGGAGGGCCTGCTGAAATCTGGGCAGAGCCAGCAACAGAGGCCGATCTTGCCTTGCTTTTACAATTTGCTAAAGAACAGGCTTTGCCTGTGGTGTGGATTGGCAAGGGAACGAACCTTCTTGTTCGTGATGGTGGCATCAAAGGTCTTTGCATCCATTTAGCCCACCCCAATTTCTGTGATATCCGTTTTGAAGGTCATTTGATTTTTGCAGGATGCGGGGTCAAATTGCGGAATATAGTTTATGAAGCTAAAAAGCATGGGCTTGGGGGCCTTTCCTTTATGGAAGGCATACCTGGTAGCTTAGGGGGCGCCTTAAGAATGAATGCAGGAGCTATGGGTGGATCGACCATGGATGTGGTCAAAAGAATCCGCTTTATGGATATGGAAGGGAATATTGGAGAGATTGATCGGCAAGAACTGGAAGTTTGTTATCGAAAAGTCCCTTTTTTTGAGAATCACATTGCTCTTTCAGCTCAACTTGTGGCTAAGCCGATGGATAGTGATGCTATCGCAAGGGAATTAAAAGAGTTTTCAATGAAACGGGTAGAAAGTCAACCTGCAGGTTCTAGTGCAGGCTGTATTTTTAAAAATCCAAATAGCATTCCAGCTGGGAAATTAATTGACGAATTAGGTTTAAAAAATAAGGCAGTAGGCAAAGCAAGGGTATCGGAAGAACATGGTAATTTCATTATCAATGAGGGAGGGGCTACGGCAAAAGACATATTGGATCTTATTAGCTTGATTCAAAGGGAGGCTTTTGAGAAAAGGGGCATCGTGCTAGAAACAGAAGTCGTCATTTTGGGAGAAGAACAATGA
- the murG gene encoding undecaprenyldiphospho-muramoylpentapeptide beta-N-acetylglucosaminyltransferase — MKPFHILIPCGGTGGHLFPGIAVAEKLIEKGHHPLLILSDKTVDREAIKNKKNIAWDSLPVAGWPGLFSSKIISFSIKLFDGYKKCRSIFLSFKPDLILAFGGFISALPLFMGAKRKLPLLVHEANAVPGLVTQLFFKRADFVLLGMEECEIPLTPDKKIFTGIPIRKELCRLPRNEACQRTGLEPSRKTLFIFGGSQGASGINRLMLQLLPLWIEQKETIQFIHLTGPNDYEDCLKAYSSYGYRVVVEPFSHRMNLYYSLADLVISRAGAMTLTEICAFGLPSILIPYPYAAHDHQTKNARVLAKEKAAFVFEESKTTPQSLKEAIDLILNSSQLAKEMGAAAHALFKADATDKIVEIIERCLLKKEN, encoded by the coding sequence ATGAAACCGTTCCATATTCTCATTCCTTGCGGAGGAACAGGAGGCCATCTATTTCCAGGAATTGCCGTAGCCGAAAAGCTAATAGAAAAGGGGCATCATCCTCTACTTATCCTATCAGACAAAACGGTCGATAGGGAAGCGATAAAAAACAAAAAAAATATTGCTTGGGACTCACTCCCTGTGGCAGGATGGCCAGGATTGTTTTCAAGTAAAATTATCTCTTTTTCTATAAAACTTTTTGATGGATATAAAAAGTGTCGGTCGATCTTTTTGTCTTTTAAGCCTGATTTGATTTTAGCTTTTGGTGGTTTTATCAGTGCGTTGCCCCTTTTTATGGGAGCAAAAAGAAAGTTGCCATTGCTTGTCCATGAGGCCAATGCTGTTCCAGGCCTTGTGACGCAGCTTTTCTTTAAACGTGCTGATTTCGTGCTCTTAGGGATGGAAGAATGTGAAATTCCCCTGACTCCAGATAAAAAAATATTCACAGGCATACCAATTCGCAAGGAACTCTGTCGGCTACCCAGGAATGAAGCTTGCCAAAGAACGGGGCTTGAGCCAAGCCGTAAAACGTTATTTATTTTTGGAGGCAGTCAAGGGGCTAGTGGCATTAATCGTCTAATGCTTCAGTTATTACCGCTATGGATTGAGCAAAAAGAAACTATTCAATTTATACATTTGACTGGGCCAAACGACTATGAAGACTGTTTGAAGGCTTATAGCTCCTACGGGTATCGAGTCGTGGTGGAGCCCTTTTCGCATAGGATGAATCTTTACTATAGTTTAGCTGATTTGGTTATCAGTAGAGCTGGAGCGATGACTTTAACAGAGATCTGCGCTTTTGGTCTACCAAGCATCCTTATTCCTTATCCCTATGCGGCTCATGATCATCAGACCAAAAATGCGAGGGTTTTGGCAAAAGAAAAAGCGGCTTTTGTATTTGAAGAATCGAAAACGACGCCGCAGTCTTTAAAAGAAGCCATAGACTTAATCCTTAACAGCAGCCAACTTGCCAAGGAGATGGGGGCAGCTGCTCATGCTCTCTTCAAGGCTGATGCAACTGATAAAATAGTGGAGATAATCGAACGATGTCTGCTAAAGAAAGAGAACTAG
- a CDS encoding FtsW/RodA/SpoVE family cell cycle protein, with product MQEFDLFHQKTKKINQFSGYLLVAIALTLLSIGIVALFSASGKFVLGKESQISSLMLRQFLWIAIGLFSCLIFSLIDYHKLLQLSNWLLIFGFFLLILCFVPGIGHKVHGSSRWISVGGFNVEPSEFSKIFISLFFARILSDAKKKVLFFVSPFFTAFVTMGLFVSLLIISGDLGSSLLYFMVFVLFLYLGGISLKWILPILGSGILFVLIVALLMPERRSRLLAFLAMDQDKEGKSYQVWQSLIALGSGGISGLGLGNSRQKMFYLPESTTDFIFPIIGEELGLWATLLIVGLYLSFILTAGWISLFAPDKEGLMIGTSLTSLIGIQTLANLGVVTGLLPNKGFPLPFISYGGSNLVFCLMSVGVLLNIHRQRPPEFHIKVEEKGAQRSINL from the coding sequence ATGCAAGAATTTGATCTGTTTCACCAAAAAACAAAGAAAATCAATCAATTTTCTGGTTATTTACTAGTCGCCATTGCTTTAACTTTACTTTCTATTGGCATTGTGGCCCTCTTTAGTGCTTCCGGGAAATTTGTATTGGGAAAAGAAAGTCAGATTTCTAGTTTAATGTTGCGTCAATTCCTTTGGATTGCTATTGGGCTCTTCAGCTGCTTGATTTTTAGCCTGATTGATTATCACAAACTCCTACAACTTTCTAATTGGCTTTTGATCTTTGGCTTTTTTCTTCTCATTCTCTGTTTTGTTCCTGGAATCGGACATAAAGTTCATGGTTCGTCCCGATGGATTTCGGTAGGTGGGTTCAATGTAGAGCCTTCAGAATTTTCAAAAATTTTTATCTCCCTTTTTTTTGCTCGCATCCTGTCAGATGCCAAAAAGAAAGTCCTTTTTTTTGTATCTCCCTTTTTTACGGCTTTTGTGACAATGGGACTTTTTGTTAGTCTGTTAATAATTTCTGGAGATCTTGGATCGAGTCTTCTCTACTTTATGGTTTTTGTCCTATTTTTGTACTTGGGGGGTATTTCCTTGAAATGGATCCTTCCTATCTTAGGCTCGGGTATCCTTTTTGTTCTTATCGTTGCCTTGTTAATGCCAGAAAGAAGATCTCGACTTTTGGCTTTTTTGGCGATGGATCAAGATAAAGAAGGTAAGTCTTATCAGGTTTGGCAATCATTGATTGCTTTAGGTTCTGGGGGTATCAGCGGACTTGGGTTAGGAAACAGTCGTCAGAAGATGTTTTATTTGCCAGAGTCAACAACCGATTTTATTTTTCCCATCATTGGTGAAGAACTGGGTCTTTGGGCAACCCTACTTATCGTTGGACTTTATCTAAGTTTTATTTTAACTGCTGGATGGATTTCTCTTTTTGCTCCGGATAAAGAGGGGTTAATGATTGGTACAAGTCTGACTTCGTTGATAGGTATTCAGACACTTGCAAATTTAGGCGTAGTGACTGGCTTGCTTCCGAATAAAGGCTTTCCTTTACCTTTCATTAGTTATGGAGGATCGAATCTTGTTTTTTGCCTTATGTCCGTAGGCGTGCTATTGAACATACATCGACAAAGGCCTCCGGAATTTCATATTAAAGTAGAAGAGAAAGGGGCGCAACGCTCTATCAATCTCTAA
- a CDS encoding LysM peptidoglycan-binding domain-containing protein, translating to MEEKKSKASKPSFGLKVIAVLILVLGIHLLVIGSVAVYYLLHSKGKVLSQHTGGSQNLNFQPPSQQKMQSENPESEPQNLQVPQQPQVSPHTRERSVHIVKEGESLLSIARHYKVSVYELKKYNPSLGDTLVPGQKIRIPMAEEEMAEESMLLKEADGKRIYAVRQGDSLWKIARKFHLSVKDIVDANAIKDPTKLKIGQELVIPNPKEKDSSSPSPGSSSLQNAPPQ from the coding sequence ATGGAAGAAAAAAAAAGCAAAGCTTCGAAGCCATCTTTTGGCCTAAAGGTCATTGCTGTTTTGATTTTGGTTCTGGGAATTCATCTTTTAGTAATCGGTTCGGTGGCCGTCTATTATCTGCTTCATTCCAAAGGAAAAGTATTAAGTCAGCATACAGGAGGATCCCAAAATTTGAATTTTCAGCCTCCCTCACAGCAAAAAATGCAATCGGAAAATCCGGAGTCAGAACCTCAAAATTTGCAAGTCCCACAGCAGCCACAAGTCAGTCCGCACACAAGGGAAAGATCCGTTCATATAGTCAAGGAAGGAGAGAGTCTTTTGAGTATTGCTAGGCATTATAAAGTCAGTGTTTATGAGCTTAAAAAGTATAATCCCTCCCTAGGGGATACACTTGTCCCGGGCCAAAAAATAAGGATTCCCATGGCAGAAGAAGAAATGGCTGAAGAATCTATGCTTCTTAAAGAAGCTGATGGCAAAAGGATCTATGCCGTTCGACAGGGGGACAGCCTTTGGAAAATAGCGCGTAAGTTTCATCTTTCTGTGAAAGACATCGTGGATGCCAATGCAATCAAGGATCCTACGAAGTTAAAGATAGGACAGGAATTAGTCATTCCTAATCCAAAAGAAAAAGATAGTTCTTCTCCATCTCCTGGTTCCAGTTCCCTGCAAAACGCACCACCACAATAA
- the mraY gene encoding phospho-N-acetylmuramoyl-pentapeptide-transferase — protein MLYYLHLYSAHLGILNVFKYITFRAMGAAITALVFSWLLGKPMIRLLKRLKAGQPIRGKEVVRDLAALHETKSGTPTMGGLLILFAVSFSCLLWVIPQNKFFWLTLLSMLFMGAVGFLDDFRKVVQKKHYGISGKVKLAAQGLIGAIVGVVLFSDPETCKHAQRLTIPFLKELNAIDIGWLAIPFFILVVMGSSNAVNLTDGLDGLATGCSIGVAFVYAVFSYVSGRADMSSYLLIPYVKGVGELTIFCSALIGACMGFLWYNCYPAAVFMGDTGSLAIGSALGVVAIIIGQELLLVIAGGIFVIEALSVILQVASYKLTGKRIFAMAPLHHHFELKGWSETAVTVRFWILSLLFGLLALSSLKIR, from the coding sequence ATGCTTTATTATCTTCATCTCTATTCTGCTCATCTTGGGATATTAAACGTCTTTAAGTACATCACTTTTCGGGCTATGGGAGCAGCCATAACTGCCTTGGTTTTTTCTTGGTTATTGGGAAAGCCAATGATTCGGCTTTTAAAAAGATTAAAGGCTGGTCAGCCCATTCGAGGTAAGGAAGTGGTCCGGGATCTTGCAGCCCTTCATGAGACCAAGTCGGGGACGCCCACGATGGGAGGACTACTCATATTGTTTGCAGTAAGCTTTAGCTGCTTGCTTTGGGTTATTCCGCAAAACAAGTTTTTTTGGCTTACCCTTCTAAGTATGCTTTTTATGGGAGCGGTTGGTTTTCTTGATGATTTTAGGAAAGTGGTTCAAAAAAAACATTATGGCATTTCTGGTAAAGTCAAACTGGCTGCCCAAGGGTTAATCGGAGCGATCGTCGGAGTGGTTCTCTTTTCTGATCCGGAAACATGTAAGCATGCCCAAAGGTTGACCATTCCATTTTTAAAAGAGTTGAACGCTATTGATATTGGATGGCTAGCCATTCCTTTTTTTATTCTCGTTGTTATGGGAAGCTCCAATGCAGTAAATCTGACAGATGGATTAGATGGTCTAGCAACAGGCTGTTCTATTGGCGTTGCTTTTGTCTATGCCGTCTTTTCTTATGTGTCTGGAAGGGCTGATATGAGCAGCTATCTTCTTATTCCTTATGTCAAAGGAGTCGGAGAATTGACTATTTTTTGTTCAGCTCTCATTGGTGCTTGTATGGGCTTTCTTTGGTATAATTGCTATCCAGCAGCGGTGTTTATGGGGGATACAGGCTCTTTGGCTATAGGGAGTGCTCTCGGGGTAGTGGCGATCATAATCGGCCAAGAACTTCTCCTTGTCATTGCGGGGGGAATATTTGTGATCGAAGCTCTTTCCGTTATTTTACAAGTGGCTTCCTACAAACTTACGGGCAAAAGGATTTTTGCAATGGCTCCTCTCCACCATCATTTTGAACTAAAAGGATGGAGTGAAACTGCTGTAACCGTAAGGTTTTGGATCCTCAGTTTGCTTTTTGGACTGCTTGCCTTATCAAGTCTAAAAATTAGATAA
- a CDS encoding UDP-N-acetylmuramoyl-tripeptide--D-alanyl-D-alanine ligase: MEQLSVEQIAEWTQGRVIGGKGSVMVGSISTDSRTVKEGDCFLALKGEKYDGLDYVATAAQKGAVAAIVDRELPLSIPLSIPVIRVKNTLEALQQLAFFYRKQLHAKIIAITGSNGKTSTKEMISSVLRVKYKTVSTSGNLNNQIGLPLSILQMDHTTEYGVFELGTNHCGEIASLSRIVAPDIAIITNIGSAHVGNFGSVEAIGWEKTDLLTFVSPKGFSILMEDDEWSKRLSVRSAGQVIWVGNQENSLCWLDQIWLTLKGIRCGISRRGESFEVSLATVSREMAKNALFAAAVGFLSSLSSKEIALGLEKTVFPLGRLTVHPIRMGYLIDDSYNANLQSTMSALRALTEFPFESEKIAVLGSMGELGEHAKALHYKLGVFAGSLPLSFIVFIGPHWKDMVEGVKDAGFPLNAVLGTEDQEEACFQLQKHLNCKLTLLIKGSRFLKLDRIVEKLLSV; encoded by the coding sequence ATGGAGCAGCTTTCAGTTGAACAAATTGCGGAATGGACTCAAGGGAGGGTCATTGGGGGAAAAGGATCGGTCATGGTTGGTTCGATCAGCACTGATTCTAGGACAGTCAAAGAAGGAGACTGTTTTCTGGCTTTGAAGGGAGAAAAATATGATGGGTTGGATTATGTAGCCACGGCAGCTCAGAAAGGGGCTGTTGCTGCTATAGTTGATCGTGAGCTTCCTTTGTCTATTCCTCTATCGATTCCTGTTATTCGGGTAAAAAATACGCTTGAGGCATTGCAGCAATTGGCCTTCTTTTACAGAAAACAACTACACGCAAAGATTATAGCCATTACGGGTAGCAATGGAAAGACTAGCACTAAGGAGATGATTTCCAGTGTATTGCGCGTAAAATACAAAACTGTTTCTACTTCTGGAAATCTAAATAATCAAATAGGACTCCCTCTTTCTATATTGCAAATGGATCATACAACTGAATATGGGGTCTTTGAACTGGGAACTAATCATTGTGGAGAAATTGCTTCCCTTAGTCGAATTGTTGCACCTGATATAGCCATTATCACCAACATTGGCAGTGCGCATGTGGGCAATTTCGGTTCTGTGGAAGCGATTGGATGGGAAAAAACGGATTTGTTGACTTTTGTTTCTCCTAAAGGATTTTCGATTCTAATGGAGGATGACGAATGGTCCAAACGGTTGAGCGTTCGTAGTGCTGGACAAGTTATTTGGGTAGGGAACCAAGAAAATTCACTGTGTTGGCTGGATCAGATTTGGTTGACTCTAAAGGGTATTCGCTGTGGAATTTCTCGTCGTGGAGAAAGCTTTGAAGTTTCTCTTGCGACCGTTTCCAGAGAAATGGCAAAAAATGCTCTCTTTGCTGCGGCTGTTGGTTTTTTGTCCTCTCTTTCCTCTAAAGAAATTGCTTTGGGGCTTGAAAAAACGGTTTTTCCTCTTGGTAGACTTACGGTGCATCCCATTAGAATGGGTTATCTCATTGATGATAGTTACAATGCTAATCTTCAGTCGACTATGAGCGCCTTAAGGGCTCTTACTGAATTTCCTTTTGAATCGGAGAAAATTGCTGTACTAGGTTCTATGGGAGAGTTAGGAGAGCATGCAAAAGCTCTCCATTACAAACTTGGGGTGTTTGCTGGTAGCTTGCCCCTTTCTTTTATTGTTTTTATTGGACCTCATTGGAAAGATATGGTGGAAGGAGTTAAGGATGCTGGTTTCCCGCTTAATGCAGTATTGGGGACAGAGGACCAGGAAGAAGCTTGTTTTCAGTTGCAAAAGCATTTGAACTGCAAGCTCACACTGCTTATTAAAGGATCGAGATTTTTAAAACTTGACAGGATCGTCGAAAAACTTCTTTCTGTTTAG
- a CDS encoding UDP-N-acetylmuramoyl-L-alanyl-D-glutamate--2,6-diaminopimelate ligase: MKLSDVLSDLQPLAIKGSIDWEINNIVYDSRKVVEGSLFFAWKGQKTDGHRYIEEAIGRGARGVICSEMPAWQTSKQTTFIQVKDPRRVLGKVASVFYGYPSSHFPVIGITGTNGKTTTSFLMKHLLETQGWKTGLIGTIYYDTTVDRIPASRTSPEGSDLQQLFFQMLKANCQAAVMEVSSHALEQGRVEGTEFRIGIFTNLTQDHLDYHLTMEAYRQSKEKFISYIRAGREGEGGVVLNIDDPQWSDLAEKLKGKVNMITVSVQGKPTAKLKARFIKYDRLLTVILAEWEGQLYQLNSPLLGRFNVENLLLSIGGTLLLGIPLDPTIRALESFPGVPGRMERFYAKDGLLAVVDYAHSEDALLKVVLTLREIQSSGRIILVVGCGGDRDRTKRPKMAKVASDYADLVIFTSDNPRSESPERIFEDMKRGVDSSKKIYWIVDRKEAIRKAIQVANPGDIVCVAGKGHETYQEMGGVFYPFDDRLVVRECLSLRA, from the coding sequence ATGAAACTTTCAGATGTTTTGTCTGATTTGCAGCCTCTTGCAATTAAGGGATCGATCGATTGGGAAATAAATAATATAGTGTATGACTCAAGAAAAGTCGTAGAAGGATCCCTTTTTTTTGCTTGGAAAGGACAGAAGACCGATGGACATCGTTATATTGAAGAGGCCATAGGAAGAGGTGCAAGGGGGGTCATTTGTTCCGAAATGCCTGCTTGGCAAACATCAAAACAAACGACCTTTATTCAGGTGAAGGATCCTAGAAGAGTACTAGGAAAAGTAGCGAGTGTTTTTTATGGGTATCCTTCCAGTCATTTTCCCGTTATTGGAATCACGGGGACTAATGGGAAAACGACAACTTCTTTTTTAATGAAGCATCTATTAGAAACCCAAGGCTGGAAAACTGGGCTTATTGGTACAATCTACTACGATACGACAGTTGATCGAATCCCTGCAAGCCGTACTTCGCCTGAAGGAAGCGATTTGCAGCAGCTTTTCTTTCAAATGCTTAAGGCTAATTGCCAGGCAGCTGTTATGGAAGTATCAAGTCATGCCCTTGAGCAGGGAAGAGTGGAAGGCACTGAATTTCGGATTGGTATTTTTACAAATCTTACACAGGATCATCTTGATTACCACCTCACCATGGAGGCTTACAGGCAGAGTAAAGAAAAGTTTATTTCTTATATTCGGGCTGGGAGAGAGGGAGAAGGGGGAGTGGTTTTGAATATCGATGATCCGCAGTGGAGTGATCTTGCTGAAAAGTTAAAGGGTAAAGTGAATATGATTACTGTTAGTGTCCAAGGCAAACCGACAGCCAAACTTAAAGCAAGATTCATCAAATATGACCGGTTGCTAACAGTTATTTTGGCAGAGTGGGAGGGGCAGTTGTATCAACTAAACAGTCCTCTCTTAGGTCGATTCAACGTTGAAAACCTCTTGCTTTCCATTGGAGGAACACTTCTGTTAGGGATACCGTTGGACCCAACCATACGCGCCTTAGAATCTTTTCCTGGAGTTCCCGGTAGAATGGAAAGATTTTATGCTAAAGATGGGCTTTTGGCCGTCGTCGATTATGCCCACAGTGAAGATGCTTTACTGAAAGTAGTTTTGACACTTCGGGAAATTCAGTCTTCTGGGCGGATTATTCTTGTGGTTGGTTGTGGTGGTGATAGGGATAGAACCAAAAGACCAAAGATGGCTAAAGTCGCTTCTGATTATGCGGATTTAGTTATTTTTACATCTGATAATCCAAGAAGTGAATCACCAGAAAGAATCTTTGAGGACATGAAAAGAGGAGTTGATAGTTCTAAAAAGATCTATTGGATAGTGGATCGAAAGGAAGCGATCCGAAAAGCAATTCAGGTAGCTAATCCAGGGGATATTGTATGTGTTGCAGGTAAAGGTCATGAAACATATCAAGAGATGGGTGGAGTATTTTATCCTTTTGATGATAGGCTTGTGGTTAGAGAATGTTTGTCGTTAAGGGCTTGA